The following coding sequences lie in one Pungitius pungitius chromosome 18, fPunPun2.1, whole genome shotgun sequence genomic window:
- the LOC119226201 gene encoding nipped-B-like protein isoform X2, with translation MNGDMPHVPITTLAGIASLTDLLNQLPLPSPLPATTAKSLLYNGRISEEVSNLLVCRDENLVTQLAHSLNQVSSEHIELKDNLGNDEPEGDMPMLLQTLLSLNPKIFRDKSVMQQPMLQQYKISQNQVHGSPGSNYQQTTVPQSPSGCFASPQSGSGARFLPQQNSPIPSPYTPQSPADYMQYNPPSYSQHQQTQQVRNIHDDKVSGQLSNTSSNHNAGLGSDEDYINMAHRLGDEENDPSMRAATFPVKSPESLCSPAGSEETAKRSRPPLIMQSPPPDMPPVAAPDLHLTSADRKKKQKERSKEENELTDKNASYGIVSSPAKESARLTIKLSRVKLSDSDQSGELPQRPLVDSEHETDLTNNNSTLMSRTAQDLSNRFGAEEQVNCKPVPVRPNSKESGLVSGVLFDDAEIDTLAEIERIERESASEKERWSKEVQDKDKPLKKRKQDTYPQEPGVDSGDGPTVQGGNTDNKMRSKKTISASNGASRPALMVSIDLQQAGRIKGQPVVVLEAQTFCEDHLRHIKTKTDGKVDKVAANRPGIIKQNADNPRKSCSDRQPEAPKQKPDKQSESKHKHDCKTASGKKHSDDRRLDTPRQKHDKHSDLRTKEEKNHNIHRSHIGIPETPKNASKAERNSKHGEGKARDRERDKVGERDKNKEKERDRVKDRDKDKVVDRDDRDKDREKEKDRDKDREKERDRVKDKDRDNDKDKDKIGDRDKNREKVRDGDKEKQEKNKTRDRDKDRKHKTSRENCSRSSPDRPTKPDSPRVKQDDGGKSTDLNGRQKTESSGLQNAQNKKDRKSGDGSTSCQAGNNKQQPSETKRCEFPSYLLGGKSGSLKNFVIPKLKRDVKELQLPDKLIESWTEPLVRLERLSLIKDLNKGAKPVVVLNKLNLDEVKRIIKEGRNANSSRSLDKSGRENKRKHSVISKKTKYVELEEDSDDSEDDDNNSDNESPKKRYKKDHDKSWKHEERKVSGPHRSGGSQAARRGSGSGHCEKSPEGSDQDSPAPSLRDIARKLKKKEKQKNKKVYDSKLTLEEKLDSSTFKRFTASMDNIIESLEDVDLAAADDDEIPEELLLGKHQLNELGNDSAKIKAMCIFNKCSTKKLVKMLNILEKNIQDSVKLSTLMNHENDSMDEERLWRDLIMERVAKSADACLTALNIMTSPHMPKAVYIEDVIERVLQYTKFHLQNSLYPQYDPVYRKGGMHTSKSKRAKISTHKQKVVVMLYDKVCDIVSNISELLEIQLLTDTTILQVSTLGITPFFVENVSELQLCAITLVTAVFSRYEKHRQLILEEIFTSLARLPTSKRSLRNFRLNNDSDEEPVHIQMVTALVLQLIQCVVRLPSERDTEGEHNKKVDKDVFITNSYETAMRTAQNFLSVFLKKCGSKQGEDDYRPLFENFVHDLLSAVNRPEWPAAELLLSLLGRLLVHQFSNKHTEMALRVASLDYLGTVASSLRKDAVSSNMDQKAIDRILRETQGSDEIPKLQKALLDYIHEHIETDPSLVFARKFYIAQWFRDTITEADKAVKSQNDDEDFGHQSMDVDSTEEIVQRAETRKKFLRKVMKTSPSDWSSFSINSDTVAYEDSCLIVRYLASTRPFSQSFDIYLSQILRVLGESAIAVRTKAMKCLSEVVAVDPSILARLDMQRGVHCRLMDNSTSVREAAVELLGRFVLSRPQLIEQYYDMLIERILDTGISVRKRVIKILRDICLELPDFHKITEMCVRMIRRVNDEEGIKKLVNETFQKIWFTPTPSHDKNAMTRKILNITDVVSACKDTGYDWFEQLLQNLLKSEEQASYKPAKKACIQLVDNLVEHILKYEESIADCEEKGVNSGRLVACITTLYLFTKIRAQLMVKHAMTMQPYLTTKCNTQNDFVVICNVAKILELVVPLMEQPSENFLTTIEEDLMKLIIKYGMTVVQHSVSCLGAVVNKVTHNYKFVWACFNRYYGALAKLKTQHQEDANSLTLAANKPTLLRALFTVGALCRHFDFDQEEFKGANKIVIKDKVLELLLYFTTHKDEEVQIKALTGLGFQFIMHPEVMFVQDVKVLYNNTLSDETSLVTLKIQVLKNLQTYLSEEDSRMQVADREWKNQSKQEDLKEMGDISSGMSSSIMQIYLKQVLESFFHSQSTVRHFALSVIILTLSQGLIHPVQCVPYLIAMGTDPEPTMKNKADQQLAEIDKKYSGFIHMKAVAGLKMSYQVQQAINGSKGAVIRGFRHDDADSALCSHLYTLVRGNRQHRRAFLISLLNLFDDSSKTEVNRLLFIADNLAYFPYQTQEEPLFIMHHVDITLSVSGSNLLQSFKESLQKGSVQKEKKTTMMKMMKKKKKKKKKRRKNGSDDDDAENDDEEDNEQSSSTSSSSDEESEEVVHSQKKPALFDSDVDEDEDSVMDRLPENPHPLLDFASASQGILLLLVLKQHLKNLYGFSDSKIQKYSPTESAKVYDKAVNRKSKVHFNPRQTLEYLKRDLDNTDLSIEIKRNIVKQYLDFKVLMEHLDRDEEDEAGEASANARNKAITALLKVPKSSNQNHTKNEPVPVETDEEESEEEEAPVRKPKKGVESAEDTGHMNERVKAMDIIAIWCPKYKDRPQIARVIQRIKTGYSIHWMTGSYSGSWTEVKKREGRKKVPWVDNIKESDIIYKKISLSNGHKLTTKVAETLRALYAAKDGD, from the exons ATGAATGGTGATATGCCTCATGTTCCCATCACTACTCTTGCTGGAATTGCTAGCCTGACAGACT TGTTGAACCAGCTGCCCTTGCCGTCTCCTCTCCCTGCCACCACTGCGAAGAGTCTGCTCTACAATGGAAGGATCTCTGAAGAGGTCAGCAACCTGCTGGTGTGTCGGGACGAAAATCTGGTGACTCAACTGGCACATAGCCTTAACCAAGTCTCCTCCGAACACAT AGAGTTGAAGGACAACTTGGGGAACGATGAACCCGAGGGTGATATGCCAATGCTTCTACAAACTCTGCTGTCCTTGAACCCCAAAATCTTCAGggacaaaa GTGTTATGCAGCAGCCAATGTTGCAACAGTATAAAATCTCTCAGAATCAGGTGCATGGGAGCCCAGGATCAAACTATCAGCAAACCACAGTCCCCCAAAGCCCCTCTGG ATGTTTTGCCTCCCCACAGTCTGGATCAGGTGCTCGGTTCTTACCCCAGCAGAACAGCCCTATACCCAGTCCCTATACCCCTCAGAGTCCTGCAGATTACATGCAGTACAATCCCCCCAGTTACTCTCAGCACCAACAGACACAGCAGG TTAGAAATATCCATGATGACAAGGTCTCGGGTCAGCTATCAAATACTTCATCCAATCATAATGCGGGGCTAGGCTCAGATGAAGACTACATCAACATGGCTCACAGGCTGGGAGATGAG GAGAACGACCCCTCCATGAGGGCTGCCACGTTTCCAGTTAAATCACCCGAGTCTTTGTGTTCCCCTGCTGGGAGTGAAGAGACCGCAAAAA GGTCCAGGCCTCCCCTTATCATGCAGTCCCCTCCACCTGATATGCCACCAGTTGCAGCCCCTGACTTGCACCTTACCTCTGCTGACcgcaaaaaaaagcagaaagaaaggagtaaagaagaaaatgagctGACAGACAAAAATGCCTCGTATGGCATTGTTAGTTCTCCAGCAAAAGAGTCCGCCAGGCTGACCATTAAACTGTCGCGGGTCAAACTTTCCGACTCAGATCAATCTGGAGAGCTGCCTCAGAGGCCCCTTGTTGATTCAGAACATGAAACTGATTTGACAAATAATAATAGTACTCTGATGTCAAGGACCGCCCAGGACCTGTCAAACAGGTTCGGGGCCGAGGAACAGGTGAACTGTAAGCCAGTTCCTGTTCGGCCCAATAGCAAGGAGTCTGGACTCGTCAGTGGGGTTCTGTTTGATGATGCTGAGATAGACACACTGGCAGAGATCGAGAGAATAGAACGGGAGTCGGCCAGTGAAAAAGAGAGATGGTCTAAAGAAGTCCAGGATAAAG ataAGCCACTGAAGAAACGGAAGCAAGACACGTATCCTCAGGAACCTGGAGTCGATTCAGGGGACGGGCCTACAGTACAAGGAGGCAACACTGATAACAAGATGAGATCCAAGAAGACAATTTCTGCAAGTAACGGGGCCAGTCGACCAGCCTTGATGGTCAGTATTGATCTGCAGCAAGCTGGAAGAATCAAGGGGCAGCCTGTGGTGGTCCTGGAAGCGCAGACGTTTTGTGAGGACCACCTGCGGCACATAAAGACAAAGACCGACGGAAAGGTAGACAAAGTTGCAGCAAACAGACCTGGGATCATCAAACAGAATGCAGACAACCCAAGGAAGTCTTGCTCGGACAGGCAACCAGAAGCCCCGAAACAGAAGCCGGATAAACAAAGCGAATCCAAACACAAGCATGACTGCAAAACCGCCAGTGGCAAGAAACACTCTGATGACCGACGGCTAGACACACCACGTCAGAAACATGACAAGCACTCAGACCTGCGCACCAAAGAGGAAAAGAACCACAACATTCACCGATCCCATATCGGTATCCCCGAAACTCCGAAAAACGCAAGCAAGGCAGAGCGCAATTCCAAACATGGAGAAGGCAAAGCCAGGGAccgagagagagacaaagttggagagagagataagaacaaggagaaagagagagacagggttAAAGACCGAGATAAAGACAAAGTTGTGGATAGAGATGACAGGGAtaaggacagagagaaagagaaggatcGGGAtaaggacagagagaaagagagggatcgGGTTAAGGACAAAGATCGAGACAATGATAAAGATAAGGACAAGATTGGAGATAGAGATAAGAACAGGGAAAAAGTTCGAGATGgagataaagaaaaacaagagaaaaacaaaacaagagatcgggacaaagacaggaagcacAAGACGTCAAGGGAGAACTGCAGCAGATCCTCTCCTGACAGGCCTACGAAGCCTGACAGCCCGAGAGTGAAGCAAGACGATGGTGGAAAATCCACCGACCTTAATGGTCGGCAGAAGACCGAGAGTTCCGGCCTTCAAAACGCACAGAATAAGAAGGACCGGAAAAGTGGGGATGGCAGCACCAGCTGCCAAGCTGGAAACAACAAGCAGCAGCCTTCGGAGACAAAACGTTGTGAATTCCCCTCATATCTGCTGGGTGGCAAGTCGGGAAGTCTGAAAAACTTTGTGATTCCAAAATTAAAACGGGATGTGAAAGAGCTCCAACTTCCAGACAAACTGATTGAGAGCTGGACCGAACCCCTGGTCCGGCTGGAGAGGTTGTCTTTGATAAAGGACTTGAACAAAGGCGCTAAGCCCGTCGTCGTGCTCAACAAACTCAATCTCGACGAGGTAAAAAGGATCATTAAGGAAGGCAGGAATGCAAACAGCTCCAGATCCCTCGACAAATCAGGGAGAG AAAACAAGCGAAAGCACAGTGTGATCAGTAAGAAAACCAAGTATGTCGAGTTGGAGGAAGACAGCGATGACTCTGAAGACGATGACAATAACTCCGACAATGAGT CTCCAAAGAAACGGTACAAGAAAGATCACGACAAGTCCTGGAAACACGAAGAGAGGAAGGTCTCCGGGCCGCACCGAAGCGGAGGATCACAAGCAGCTCGCCGGGGGTCCGGCAGTGGTCACTGCGAAAAGAGTCCAGAGGGTTCAGACCAAGACTCTCCAGCACCGAGCTTGCGCGACA ttGCCagaaaattgaagaaaaaggagaaacaaaaaaacaagaaagtgtaCGATTCCAAGCTGACACTTGAGG AAAAGTTGGACTCCTCCACATTCAAGAGATTCACGGCCAGCATGGACAACATTATCGAGAGCCTCGAGGACGTAGACCTCGCCGCTGCAG ATGATGATGAGATACCGGAGGAGCTCTTACTTGGAAAGCACCAGTTGAACGAGCTGGGCAACGACTCTGCTAAGATAAAAGCAATGTGCATCTTTAATAAG TGCTCGACAAAGAAACTAGTGAAAATGTTGAATATCCTCGAGAAGAACATTCAGGACAGCGTCAAACTTTCTACACTAATGAATCAT GAAAATGATTCAATGGACGAGGAGCGCTTGTGGCGTGACCTCATCATGGAGCGGGTTGCTAAGTCTGCTGATGCCTGTTTGACCGCACTCAACATCATGACATCTCCACACATGCCCAAGGCAGTTTATATAGAAGATGTGATCGAGAGGGTGCTGCAGTACACCAAGTTCCATCTGCAAAATTCTCTATACCCTCAGTATGACCCCGTCTACAGAAAAG GTGGCATGCATACTTCAAAGTCTAAGCGAGCAAAGATTTCCACCCACAAACAGAAGGTGGTAGTCATGCTCTACGACAAAGTCTGTGATATTGTGAGCAATATTTCTGAGCTTCTGGAAATCCAGCTGCTCACTGACACCACTATTCTCCAG GTGTCCACGCTGGGCATTACACCTTTCTTTGTGGAGAATGTCAGCGAACTGCAGTTATGTGCCATCACACTTGTGACCGCA GTGTTCTCTCGTTACGAGAAGCACAGGCAGCTCATTCTTGAAGAGATCTTCACCTCCTTAGCTAGACTGCCTACTAGCAAACGCAGCCTTAGGAACTTTAG ATTAAACAATGATTCGGATGAGGAGCCTGTGCATATACAGATGGTCACAGCGCTGGTTCTTCAGCTCATCCAGTGTGTGGTTCGCCTCCCCTCAGAGAGGGACACAGAAGGTGAACATAATAAGAAG GTGGATAAAGATGTCTTTATCACAAACTCTTATGAAACTGCCATGAGGACAGCTCagaacttcctgtctgtgtttctcaAGAA atgtGGCAGTAAGCAGGGAGAGGATGACTACAGGCCTCTGTTTGAGAACTTTGTCCATGACCTGTTGTCTGCGGTCAACCGGCCTGAGTGGCCTGCAGCTGAACTGCTGCTCAGTTTACTGGGCCGGCTGCTG GTGCACCAGTTCAGTAACAAGCATACAGAAATGGCGCTCAGAGTGGCATCGCTGGACTACCTCGGCACTGTCGCTTCTAGCCTGCGTAAAGATGCCGTCAGTAGCAACATGGACCAAAAAGCAATCGACCGCATCCTCAGAGAG ACTCAAGGCAGTGATGAGATTCCAAAACTTCAGAAGGCTTTGCTGGACTACATTCATGAGCACATCGAGACAGATCCGTCTCTAGTG TTTGCCAGGAAGTTTTATATTGCTCAGTGGTTCAGGGACACTATCACCGAGGCAGACAAAGCAGTGAAGTCTCAAAACGACGACGAGGACTTCGGACACCAATCCATGGATGTCGATTCAACTGAGGAGATTGTACAGCGGGCCGAGACGCGAAAGAAGTTCCTCCGCAAGGTCATGAAGACGTCACCATCAGATTGGAGTTCTTTCAG TATAAACTCTGACACCGTAGCCTATGAGGACTCCTGCCTGATCGTCAGATATCTGGCCTCCACGAGGCCCTTTTCACAGAgctttgatatttatttatcacaG ATTCTGAGAGTGCTGGGGGAGAGTGCCATCGCAGTCCGAACTAAAGCCATGAAGTGTCTGTCAGAAGTAGTAGCTGTGGATCCAAGTATTCTTGCTCGG TTGGATATGCAGCGTGGGGTTCACTGTCGCCTCATGGATAACTCCACCAGCGTGCGAGAGGCCGCTGTGGAGCTCCTTGGTCGCTTTGTGCTCAGTCGACCGCAGCTCATTGAGCAGTACTACGACATGCTCATCGAAAGAATATTG GACACAGGTATCAGTGTGAGGAAGAGAGTCATTAAGATCTTGAGGGATATATGCCTTGAGCTGCCGGACTTCCATAAGATCACCGAGATGTGTGTCAGGATGATCCGTAGAGTCAACGATGAAGAGGGGATTAAG AAACTGGTCAATGAGACGTTCCAGAAAATCTGGTTCACTCCCACGCCGAGTCATGACAAAAATGCCATGACCCGGAAGATCCTGAACATCACGGATGTG GTCTCCGCATGCAAAGACACAGGCTACGATTGGTTTGAGCAGCTTCTCCAAAAT CTACTGAAGTCAGAAGAGCAAGCTTCGTACAAACCTGCCAAGAAGGCCTGCATTCAATTGGTGGACAATCTAGTGGAACACATACTGAAATATGAGGAGTCTATCGCag ACTGTGAGGAGAAAGGGGTGAACTCGGGTCGTCTGGTAGCCTGCATCACCACTCTCTACCTGTTCACCAAGATCAGAGCACAGTTAATGGTCAAACATGCCATGACCATGCAGCCCTACTTGACCACCAAGTGCAAC ACTCAGAATGACTTTGTGGTGATATGTAACGTGGCGAAGATCTTGGAGCTGGTGGTGCCTCTGATGGAACAACCGAGTGAGAATTTCCTCACAACCATAGAAGAAGACCTGATGAAGCTCATTATCAAATACGGCATGACG GTCGTGCAGCACTCTGTAAGCTGCCTCGGTGCTGTTGTCAACAAGGTCACACACAACTACAAGTTTGTCTGGGCTTGTTTCAACCGCTACTATG GAGCGCTGGCAAAACTGAAGACACAGCACCAGGAAGACGCCAACAGCTTGACTCTGGCTGCAAACAAACCCACTCTCCTGCGCGCACTGTTTACCGTAGGGGCTCTTTGTCGACACTTTGATTTCGACCAAGAGGAGTTCAAGGGTGCTAACAAG ATTGTCATCAAGGATAAAGTGCTGGAGCTTCTGTTGTACTTCACCACTCACAAAGATGAAGAGGTCCAGATCAAGGCCCTCACGGGTCTAG GCTTCCAGTTCATCATGCATCCAGAAGTCATGTTTGTGCAGGATGTGAAGGTTCTTTATAACAATACGCTGTCGGATGAAACCAGTTTAGTCACTCTAAAGATCCAGGTACTGAAAAACCTGCAGACATACCTGTCAGAGGAGGACTCCCGAATGCAGGTGGCCGATCGCGAAT GGAAGAATCAATCTAAGCAAGAAGATCTGAAGGAGATGGGGGACATCTCTTCAGGCATGAGCAGCTCCATAATGCAGATTTACCTGAAGCAGGTGCTCGAGTCCTTTTTCCACTCACAGTCCACAGTTCGTCACTTTGCCCTGAGTGTCATCATACTGACTCTCAGCCAGGGCCTCATCCACCCTGTTCAG TGTGTGCCCTACCTGATTGCCATGGGAACAGACCCTGAGCCAACCATGAAGAACAAGGCGGATCAACAATTAGCAGAGATCGACAAGAAATATTCTGGCTTCATCCAC ATGAAGGCCGTGGCAGGGTTGAAGATGTCTTATCAGGTGCAACAGGCAATAAATGGATCCAAAGGCGCAGTGATTCGAGGTTTTCGCCACGATGACGCGGACTCTGCCCTCTGCTCTCATCTCTACACTCTGGTCCGAGGGAATCGACAACACAGGCGGGCTTTCCTCATTTCCCTGCTCAACCTGTTTGACGACAGCTCT AAAACTGAGGTGAACAGGCTGCTGTTCATAGCAGACAACTTGGCCTACTTCCCCTACCAGACCCAGGAGGAGCCTCTTTTTATCATGCACCATGTGGATATTACTCTGTCTGTATCTGGTAGCAACCTGCTCCAGTCTTTCAAGGAG TCTTTGCAGAAAGGATCCgtacaaaaggaaaagaagacaacaatgatgaagatgatgaagaagaaaaagaagaagaagaagaagagaaggaaaaatggCTCAGACGACGATGATGCCgaaaatgatgatgaagaggacaatgagcagagcagcagcacatccagcagcagtgacgaggagagcgaggaggtgGTTCACAGCCAAAAGAAACCTGCACTCTTTGACTCCGACGTTGACGAGGACGAGGATTCGGTGATGGACCGTCTGCCTGAAAACCCCCACCCTCTGCTGGACTTTGCCAGTGCGTCACAGGgaattctgctgctgctggttctaaaacaacatctAAAGAATCTGTACGGCTTCTCGGACAG CAAAATCCAGAAATATTCCCCTACGGAGTCCGCCAAGGTGTACGACAAGGCAGTGAACAGGAAATCCAAGGTGCACTTCAACCCTCGCCAGACACTGGAGTACCTGAAGAGGGACCTCGACAACACAGATCTCAGCATCGAGATCAAAAGGAATATTGTGAAGCAATATTTGGAT TTCAAGGTACTGATGGAGCACTTGGATCGTGACGAAGAGGACGAGGCGGGTGAAGCAAGTGCGAATGCCAGAAACAAAGCCATTACTGCACTGCTGAAGGTCCCAAAATCTTCAAACCAGAACCACACTAAAAATGAACCTGTTCCCGTGGagacagatgaggaggagagtgaggaagaagaggctccTGTG CGGAAACCCAAAAAAGGTGTGGAGTCCGCAGAGGACACGGGTCACATGAATGAGAGAGTGAAGGCCATGGACATCATTGCCATCTGGTGTCCCAAATACAAAGACAGACCACAGATTGCCAGGGTCATCCAGAGGATCAAAACTGGCTACAGTATACACTGGATGACTGGATCTTACTCTGGCTCCTGGACCGAGGTAAAGAAACGGGAAGGTCGCAAAAAGGTTCCCTGGGTTGACAACATCAAGGAGTCAGACATCATTTACAAGAAAATATCTTTGTCAAATGGACACAAGCTGACGACCAAAGTGGCAGAGACGTTACGGGCGCTATACGCTGCCAAGGACGGGGACTAA